Proteins from one Pseudoalteromonas rubra genomic window:
- a CDS encoding GNAT family N-acetyltransferase, with amino-acid sequence MNKDNKAALMIRNATVQDCQNLAQLSAEVWLDTYAIDGLRSEYLEYVNSTFKVSYFQSLLEQPDYQLLVGEKSGLLQGYILLNLASHYQTPHNGYEIDTLYVLKSCQGTGVGRALLKETARKFGTPVWLYTWTENAANQFYHRLGAKQIGTLSFEAFGNTINNNVYKFTTGNLI; translated from the coding sequence ATGAATAAAGACAACAAAGCTGCCCTGATGATCCGCAATGCTACAGTGCAGGACTGTCAGAACCTGGCCCAGCTGTCTGCTGAGGTTTGGCTGGACACATACGCCATAGACGGGCTCCGTTCAGAGTACCTTGAATACGTAAACAGCACTTTCAAAGTGTCCTATTTTCAGTCATTACTCGAACAGCCTGATTATCAACTACTTGTTGGAGAAAAAAGTGGCCTGTTACAAGGCTATATTCTGCTTAACCTGGCCAGCCACTATCAGACGCCGCACAATGGCTATGAAATTGACACGCTTTATGTGCTCAAGTCATGTCAGGGCACAGGTGTAGGGCGTGCCTTATTAAAGGAGACCGCCAGGAAATTTGGTACGCCTGTGTGGCTTTACACCTGGACAGAAAACGCCGCGAACCAGTTTTACCATCGGCTTGGCGCAAAACAAATAGGTACTCTCAGTTTTGAAGCATTTGGCAATACAATCAATAATAACGTCTATAAATTCACCACAGGAAATCTGATATGA
- a CDS encoding DoxX-like family protein — protein MPITLLARLTIAFAWFYHGLVPKLLHIAPLEWQISSSLGLEDDLTHLLIRFAGIGEIIWAAVFYIWYRTPAIIYLNILVLVGLLLAVAVLQPVVLFQAFNPVTTNLSLIVLSALLLPTHPSKQVKER, from the coding sequence ATGCCCATTACTCTATTAGCCCGTTTAACAATCGCTTTCGCCTGGTTTTATCACGGCTTAGTTCCCAAATTACTCCATATTGCGCCACTTGAATGGCAGATTTCTTCCAGCCTGGGCCTGGAAGACGATTTAACGCATCTGTTGATACGCTTTGCGGGCATTGGAGAAATAATCTGGGCCGCTGTGTTCTACATCTGGTATCGAACACCAGCCATTATCTACCTCAATATTCTAGTATTAGTTGGATTACTACTGGCGGTTGCAGTACTACAACCTGTAGTTTTGTTCCAAGCATTTAATCCGGTAACCACTAACCTGTCCCTGATTGTGCTGAGCGCTTTATTACTACCTACCCATCCGTCGAAACAGGTCAAGGAGCGATGA
- a CDS encoding serine hydrolase domain-containing protein translates to MDIRKLQISVWLVVLLLLVSGCSRGQTIDPVKAEYADSDLHQHMDLLLAGLVSDFIPGVSVYIETPNGEYAASAGYADLDTLAPMTSQSRIPNGSAGKKLIGLLGAILDDKQLFSLDEPVLPWVPKDMTGRIQNLELMTLRRLLNHSSGIYEYNDVGELDFIRAQLADKVHRKGNRFALQFVLDQSPYFEPGEGFAYSNSGYVLAGMVIENKLKQPLGRLLHEHVLEPLGLTETFIKGYDSAADDVASGYFFNMSEPDFVLPYRQRYNTRQLIVNTALADAPVASSAQDMAKLLKSIIVKKQPVNERIYRNMVGDRHLQTARWLPIFMDGALYYGLGVMVEKHEDGVLYHHGGNEFGYITQSVYLAEQDVAIGLIANCGAQDECDEPVITLTQALITHFIANNSD, encoded by the coding sequence ATGGATATTAGGAAGTTACAAATCAGCGTCTGGCTTGTCGTACTGCTCCTGTTAGTCAGTGGTTGCAGCAGGGGTCAGACGATAGACCCTGTTAAAGCAGAATATGCTGACAGTGACTTACATCAACACATGGATCTTTTGCTCGCGGGTTTAGTATCGGACTTTATTCCCGGCGTGAGTGTTTATATTGAAACGCCGAATGGCGAATACGCTGCCAGTGCAGGATATGCAGATCTGGATACACTGGCGCCTATGACCAGCCAGAGCCGGATCCCTAATGGGAGTGCGGGAAAAAAGCTGATTGGATTACTGGGGGCCATACTGGACGATAAGCAGTTATTTAGTCTCGATGAGCCGGTATTACCCTGGGTGCCCAAAGATATGACAGGCCGCATTCAGAATCTTGAACTCATGACATTGCGTCGGCTGCTTAATCACAGCTCTGGAATCTATGAGTACAATGATGTGGGGGAGCTGGATTTTATTCGGGCGCAACTTGCAGACAAAGTACATCGCAAAGGCAACCGGTTTGCACTGCAGTTTGTTCTGGATCAGTCACCTTATTTTGAACCAGGTGAGGGTTTTGCCTATTCAAATTCCGGCTATGTACTGGCAGGCATGGTGATCGAAAACAAGTTAAAACAGCCTCTTGGTCGACTATTGCACGAGCATGTACTTGAGCCGCTGGGTTTAACTGAAACCTTTATTAAAGGGTATGACAGTGCGGCTGATGACGTAGCATCTGGTTATTTTTTCAATATGAGTGAGCCTGACTTTGTGCTGCCATACCGTCAGCGATACAACACCAGGCAATTGATTGTGAATACGGCATTGGCAGATGCGCCGGTTGCATCCAGTGCGCAGGATATGGCAAAGCTACTCAAATCCATTATTGTCAAAAAGCAGCCTGTTAACGAACGTATTTATCGCAATATGGTCGGTGACAGGCATCTACAAACGGCCCGTTGGTTGCCTATTTTTATGGATGGGGCTTTGTATTATGGTTTAGGAGTGATGGTTGAAAAGCATGAAGACGGCGTTTTATACCATCATGGCGGCAATGAGTTTGGTTATATCACACAAAGTGTTTATCTGGCCGAGCAGGACGTGGCGATTGGGCTGATCGCCAATTGCGG